GCGTTGATTTTGCCACAGGCTTTTCTTGCCGCGATGGCCGGAGAAGGGGAGCAGGAGTTCCGTCAGCGTTGCCTGTCCAGCCTGCAAAATGCTGAAGCGTTAGATACCATGATCGCCGCGCTGGAAGCCACCGCCCGAGAACATAGCCAGGTGGGAAAATGAATGTTTTATTGATTGCCCAGTGTAATAAACGTGCTCTGGAAGAGAGCCGCCGTATCCTCGATCAGTTTGCCGAACGTAAAGGCGACCGCAGTTGGCAGACGGCAATCACGCAACAGGGGTTGCTAACCTTGCGTAAGCTGCTGCGCAAAACCGCGCGGCGCAATACCGCCGTGGCCTGCCACCAGATAAAAAGCAACGGACAGAGTGAACTGCTGTGGATTGTTGGTAATCTGCGCCGTTTTAACGCGCAAGGCGCGGTGCCAACGCATACCACCTCGCGCGATGTGCTGAAAAGCGCCGATGAAAACAGCTGGCACAGCGTGGAGGCCGTCAGCCTGCTGGCCGCTATTGCCGGGCTGTTTCATGATTTCGGCAAGGCCAACAGCCTGTTTCAGCAGATGCTTGTCGGGAAAAAAGGGGTCAAACGTTCTCAGCCTTACCGCCATGAGTGGGTTTCGCTGCGGCTTTTCTGCGCCTGGGTTGCGGGGCGTGACGATCGGGTATGGATCGCCGCCCTTAGTCAGATAGAGCCACAGGATGAGCAGGCGATGCTGGCCGGGCTTGAGAAAGAGGGTCTGATGGACACCACAAATCCTTTTGCCCCCTTACCGCCGGTGGCACGCGTGGTGGCGTGGCTGATCCTCTCCCATCACCGTATGCCGGTTTACCCGAAAAAGAATGGTTCATCAGAGTCAGCGTCATATTTACCGCCTGACCTGGAACACTGCGATGGCTGGCTAACGGAGCAGTTGGATGCGCTATGGAACGCCGAAAATCATCATGATCAAGGCTGGACGCCAGCCGACTTCAAGGCCCAGTGGCAGTTCCCGCAGGGTACGCCGATGCGCAGCGGCCTCTGGTGCGGCAAAGCGCGTAAGATGGCCCAGCGCCTGCTGGCCCAGCCGGCATGGCTGGCACAAATCGATATCAATCAGCGTTTCAGTTGCCATATGGCGCGGCTGGCATTAATGCTGGCCGATCACGTCTACTCTGCCCAACCGGCCACGCCGGGCTGGCAGGACGCGGACTGTCTGCTGTATGCCAATACCGACCGCGACAGCGGCAGCCTGAAGCAGCGTCTGGATGAGCATAATATCGGCGTGGCGCAAAATGCCCTGCTGCTGGCGCGTAGCCTGCCGCATTTACGCAAAACCCTGCCAGCGATTACCCGCCATAAAGGATTTAAAAAACGCAGCACAGATGAGAGGTTCCGCTGGCAGGACAATGCCTGGCAGAAGACCTGCGAACTGCGCGATCGTGCATTTCAACAGGGTTTTTTCGGCATCAATATGGCGTCGACCGGCTGCGGTAAAACCTTTGCCAATGCGCGCATTATGTATGCGCTGTCCGATGAACAAAAAGGCTGTCGTTTTTCGGTGGCACTGGGGCTACGCACTCTAACGCTGCAAACCGGCGATGCGCTGCGGGAAAAACTGAATCTGGAACAGGACGATCTGGCGGTACTGGTAGGTTCACAGGCGGTGACCCAGCTACATCAGTTGGCTAAAGATAACCCGGTTTCGCACGACACGGGCAGTGAATCAGCAGAGGCATTGCCGGAGGAAAACCAGTACATCAGCTATGAAGGCAGCCTTGATGACGGGCGCTTAAGCCGCTGGTTACAGAAGAGCCCCCGGATAAATAAGCTGCTGAGCGCCCCGGTACTGGTCACCACCATCGATCATTTAATCGGCGCGACCGAAGGGCTGCGCGGCGGCAGGCAGATAGCGCCGATGCTGAGACTGTTAACCTCGGATCTGGTCCTCGACGAGCCGGACGATTTTGATATCGACGATCTGCCCGCGCTGTGTCGGCTGGTGAACTGGGCGGGTATGCTGGGTTCGCGCGTGCTGTTCTCCTCGGCAACCCTGCCGCCCGCGCTGGTGCTGGCGCTATTCAACGCTTACCGCAGCGGGCGCGAGATTTTCCAGCACGCCTGTGGCCTGCCCGTTGACGGCAATATTTGCTGCGCCTGGTTTGATGAAAATGCGGTGCTGACAGAGGAGCTGCGCCTGCCTCAGGCGTTTATGCAGCAGCATAAAGAGTTTGTTGCGAATCGGGTCAGCTGGCTGGCTAAACAGCCGGTACTGAGGCGTGGCTGGATAGCGCCGGTGGCTCCTCCCGCGCGGGATGAGGCGACGATTTACTCCCATATGGCGCAGGTCATTTTACAGTCGATGATGACGCTGCATCATGCTCACCATCAGCGCCATAAGGAGTTGCCCAAAACGATATCGGTAGGCGTGGTGCGCTTCGCCAATATCAATCCGCTGGTGGCCGTTGCTCAGCAGCTGCTGGCGACTGAGGCGGCGGAAGATACCCATATTCATTACTGCGTTTATCACAGCCGGCACCCGCTGGCGATGCGTTCGCATTTTGAACAGCGGCTGGATGCCACCTTAACTCGCCATCAGTCCGATGCGATCTGGCAGGTAGCGGAGATCGCCGCAGCGCTGGAGCAGCATCCGCAACAGCATCATCTGTTTGTGGTGTTGGCGACCTCGGTAGCGGAAGTGGGCCGCGATCACGACTACGACTGGGCGATTGCCGAACCCAGCTCAATGCGGTCGCTGATCCAGCTGGCGGGCAGGGTACAGCGCCATCGTCAGGAGGAAGCACAGAGCGAAAATATCCATATCTTGCAGCAGAATATTTGCTCATTAAAGGAGCGGGATAGCCAGAAACCGACCTACTGCAAGCCAGGGTTTGAGCAAAAAGGCTATATGCTGGCGAGTCGCGATTTACAGAAGATCCTCGACAAAGAGCAGTATCAGACCATCAGCGCGATTCCACGAATTCAGTCCCGGCAAAAAGTGGGTAAAGGTCCATTGTTTGCTAACCTGGCCGATCTGGAACACCGGCGACTGATGGTGGAGTTGCAGGGAAAGCAGAAAGAGCCGAATGAGTACTGTGCAGCCTTATGGTGGCGCGAACAGGCCAGCTGGTGTGGCGAAATGCAGCGGCGTAAGCCGTTTCGTCAGTCACCGCCTGAGGATATGCACTTTATGCTGATAGCCGAGGAGGGCGATCGGCCAGAAATCTGGCAGCCTGACGATGGCCCGTCCGGGCGCAAAAAGAGCATGGTGGCATATCCCGATCTGACGTTCGCCGCCGGCGTCAGCGCCTGGATTACCCCGGACTATCAGCAGGTCTGGCAGCAGCTGGCCGAGAGACTGACGATGGAGCTGGAGGAGGTCAGTCTGCGCTTTGGTGAAATCGTGCTGCGCACTAAGCCTGAGAGCAAAGAATGGCATTTTCATCCGCTATTAGGCGCGTTTCAGGCAGAGTAAATTGCCAGCCAGCGTGGCGGTACGCGCTGCCGGTCAAAGGGATTTTGATTTTATATTTTTTGTAGGTACATTAATCTATGGATATCTGCTACGATCCTGACAAGGATGTGAAAAACAGACGTAAGCACGGCTACTCACTCGCTGACAGCGCCCTGCTGGACTGGGATGAAATGGTCGTATATGAAGATAACCGGCAGCCTTTTGATGAAATCCGGTTGATTGGCTTAACCTATGGCCTTGCCAGGCTGGGTAACAGGATTTTTTCCGTCTGTTTTACCGAGCATGAAGAGGTTTACCGGATAATCAGTTTGCGCCTTGCCACCAGGAAGGAGATCCAGCGTTATGCCGAAACTTAAGCCGGGAACCGTCTTCCCCACTACAGAAGAAGACGCAAAAATTTACGCCGCCGTGGCGGATGATGAAGACAGCATGCTGTTGGAAGACCCGCAGCTGAAACTGACGCCGTTGAAAAAGCGCGGTCGTCCGCAAAAAGCACAGCCGAAGATTGCGGTAAGCGTGCGCTATACGCCGGAGGTGATCAGTGCGTTTAAAGCATCAGGCGCGGGCTGGCAAACGCGGATGGATGTGGCGCTACAGGACTGGTTAAAGACCCATCAGCCAACAGAAATAAAGCTCTGAAGAAAAGAGAACGGCATCCGTAAGGGTGCCGTTTTTTTATTAAAAAATCAATGGCATGCTGCCTGTTCGGCAGTAAATAAAAAATACTTTAAAATTATTTCTAAGCTGCTTGTTCAGCAGTGCTGGCAAGAGTACAGCATAACTTTTCCTGCTATCAAGATTTTTAACAATGCTGAGCTGGTATTTTCAGCCTGACTCCCTGAGCGTAAAAAATTCAGCGAACATTCTGGCAGTTGACCTCACGTTGGTGTATCTTTCCCCTTTACAATTAGGTGTTGGTTTGGGGGCGGGGTGATTAGAAATATACTTTGGGTCGTTATAGGTTTGGCTATCATCATACTGGCGTGTAATTCGCGAGTTGATTCTCTAAGTGTTAACGTTAACCTAAATATCATAAAGTTATAGCGATTTTGGAGTTTAATTCGCACATAAAAGGAGACCCTATGCTGCGAGAGACCTTAGCGTCTTTTATCACCAGCTATATTGCCGCCCGGAAAACGGCAAAGCTGGAGGCGTTTGATAAAGAGAGCGCGAAAAAACTGGCCGTGTTAGCGTCAGAGGATGAAATCAGCGTACTGCGCCAGCAGCTTCAGCAGCAGCGCGCGGAGCTGGAGCAAAAATACCAGCCGCAGGCCTGGCTGAGCGATGCAGCCAGCCGCGCCGGGCAGATCAAGCTGGTGACACACGCCGCAAAATTTACCCACAGCGATGTCCGCGGCAGCAGCATATTTAGCAGCGGCAGCGGTCAGCATGAAACGTATCTCTCCACCGCAACCCTGCAAAAACCGGCGCTGGATGCCGTTGGCAACGCTGCTGCCCTCGATATTGCCCGGCTGCTGCAAAGCGAGGTGGAAGGGGATTCATTAATTGCCAGCCTGCAACGCGGCGATTACTCCGCGCTGGAGTCGCTGACCGATAACCCGGAACTGTGCGCCAGCTGGATAAGCGGATTTAAGCAGGTGCTGGTTGACCGCCAGCCGGCCAGCCATAAGCTGGCTAAACAGATCTATTTTCCTATCGCCGATGGGCAGTATCATCTGCTCAGCCCGCTGTTTTCCTCATCCCTGGCGCATGCCCTGAACCAACGTATTACAGAGGCCAAATTTAGCGAGCAGGCCAAAACGGCGCGTGCCGCGCTGAAAGCGAAAAGCTGGCATGACGCGCCGGTAGTGGCTTATCCTGATACCGCCATCACCCAGTTTGGCGGCACCAAGCCGCAGAATATCTCCTATTTAAACAGCGTGCGCGGCGGAAAAGTCTGGCTATTACCCTGTGCGCCGCCGGTATGGCAAACCCTGAGCAAACCCCCTGCTAAGCATAAATCTATCTTTAACTCCTCCAACGACTTTTCCCGTCAGTCCTGGCCAGTTATTCAGCGAATGAGCCGCTTTTTACGGCGCGTAGAGCGGCTGGACAGCACGCTTGATATTCGCCAGCAGCGTCTGGCGATGACCGATGAGATTATCGATATCCTGTTTAACTATGTTGCCGGGATACAAAACCAGACGGAATCGATCGGATGGAGCGCACATCCGGACTGCGTACTGAAACGTTCGCAGCAGCTGTGGCTTGACCCCTGGCGCGGCGATAAGGAATTTCAGTTCGAGCGTGAGGGCGGTGACTGGAAAAGCGAAGTCGCACGCGATTTCGGCCACTGGCTGAGTCGTCATTTACACAGTGATAAGCTGAATATGGGCGAGACGGAACGCCGCCACTTCTCCACCGCTCCGCTGTTTAAGCAACGGCTGCGCGAGCTGGAAAAAGACCTTGCGGAGGATCTGCCATGAGCGCGCTGATTGTCCTACGCCATCTGCGGGTAGAAAACGCCAATGCCATTGCCGGTATAACCTGGGGCTTTCCGGCTATCACTCATTTCCTCGGTTTTACCCATGCCTTATCGCGCAAACTGCAACAGAGCCACAATATGACTCTGTCCGGCTGCGGCGTGATTTGCCATCAGCAGCAGGTCCACGCCTATACCTCAGGCCGCGACTACCAGTTTGCACTGACGCGTAATCCGTTGACCAAAGAAGCGAAAACCGCCGCCTTTAATGAAGAAGGGCGCATGCATATGACGGTTTCACTGTTGATGGAGTGTCATGGCAGCATTGCCGGTGGCGAACAGGGGGCAGCCGAGCTAAAGCAAACGCTGGCTAATCTGTGTCAGCGCTTACGCCTTGCTGGTGGTACGGTCATCTCGATCGGCCAGGTGCAGATAAGCGGCTGGCCGCAGGATGACGGCGAGACGCGCAAAATAATGCGCCGCCTGCTGCCCGGTTTCGCCCTACTGGATCGCTCCGCGCTGCTGGCGCAGCACCACGACCAGCAGCCGCAGCCGGAGATGCTGGATGCCTGGCTCGATTTTGCCGCCTTAAAGATGCAGGCGGATGACGGGGCAACGCCAGCGGACGGCAATGTGCAGTGGCAATACCAGCCGAAACCTGGTGCAGGCTATCTGGTGCCGCTGATGACCGGCTACCGCGCTATCTCGCCGCTCTATCCGCCGGGAGAGGTGGCCAACAGCCGCGATACGGAAACGCCGTTTTGTTTTACCGAGGCCGTGTACGGCGTGGGCGAATGGCGCGGGCTGCACCGCATAGATGATCTACGCCATCTGTTCTGGCGTTATCACCATCAGGACGACTATTACCTGTGCCGTGGTGAAGAAACAGCGTGCGATCAGGATTATCCTGACGATGCAGATGATGACATCAACTACAACTAATTTGACCTTATAAGGAAATAATCATGGCTAAATCAGCTATTAAAACCGCCTCCGTGCTGGCCTTCGAGCGCAAGTTATCTAACTCTGATGCCATTATGCTGGCCGGAAAATGGCAGGATAAGCAAAACTGGACGCCGATAAAAATTCAGGAGAAAGCGGTGCGCGGCACCATCTCCAACCGCCTGAAAAATGCCATCGCCAGCGATCCGCAAAAACTGGATGCTGAGATCCAAAAACCGAATTTGCAGCGTGTTGATGTGGCCGCGCTGCCTTATAACTGCGACAGCTTAAAAGTCTGCTTTACTCTACGGGTGCTGGGCGGTCTTGCCACACCGGCGGTATGTAACGACAGGGCATACCAGGCGGCGCTGGCGGCGGTGATTGACGGCTATATTGCCCGCCATGGCTTCAGCACGCTGGCCGCGCGCTATGCCGAAAACATCGCTAACGGGCGCTTCCTGTGGCGTAACCGTCTGGGTGCCGGGCGTGTTGCGGTGCAGGTGACCAGCGGCGAAAAACGCTGGCAGTTTGACGGCCATAACTACAGTCTGCGGGCATTCAGCCAGCCGCAGGGCGATTTACTGGAGCTGGCGCAGGCGATTGAACAGGGGCTGAGCGGTGACAGTTTTGCGCTGTTTAACGTTGAGGCCCAGGTCTATCTCGGTAACGGCCAGGAGGTCTTTCCTTCACAGGAGCTGGTGCTGGATAGCAACAGTAAAAAAAGCAAGCTGCTCTACCAGATTGACGACACGGCGGCCATTCATTCGCAGAAAATTGGCAATGCGCTGCGCACCATTGATAGCTGGTATCCGGACGCGGATGAACTGGATGTAGGGCCGATCTCCGTTGAACCTTACGGTTCGGTGACCAGCCGGGGGATCGCCTATCGTCAGCCCATCAAGAAAATGGATTTTTATACCCTGCTGGATAACTGGGTGACCAAAGATAAACAACCGGATCTGGAGCAGCAGCACTACGTGATGGCGATATTGATCCGTGGTGGTGTATTCGGTGAGAAAAGCGAGTAGGGGGCTTTATGGATCGCTATCAGGATATTCGCGTGCGGGTGGATGCGGAGATGACTGCACCGGTGCTGCTGGCACAGGTGTTTATGCGTCTGCATCAGGTGCTGATGCGGGCGGCGAATGGCCGTATCGGTATCAGCTTCCCCGATGTCAAGCTGACCTTGGGCGACCGTATCCGGCTGCACGGCACGCTGGATGACTTAAGCTCACTACAGCAAAGCGGCTGGGATAAGGGCCTGACGGATTATATCGCCTGTTCCGCCATTGACCCTGTTCCGCCGGGGGCGGCGTGGCGCACCGTCAGGCGCGTCCAGGTGAAAAGTAGCGCTGAACGCCTGCGCCGACGTTCGGTGAATAAGGGCTGGCTAAATGAAGCAGAGGCCGCAGAGCGTATTAACGTACTGAGCGAGCAGCGCAGTGATTTGCCGTATTTGCAGATAAAGAGTGGTTCTAATGGCCATGCCTGGCGGCTATTTATTGAACATGGCCCGCTTGTCTCTGTGCCCGTCAACGGCGGCTTTAGTTCCTATGGGTTAAGTGCCACTGCCACCGTGCCCTGGTTTTAACCCTTTTTTTTCCGCTAACGCTAACCTGTTGATTTTAGGTGGCGTTAGCGGGGCGTCTTAAAAAAGGGTTTTATGGCAAATTTGAGGTTTTTACTTGTTTTATAGCGGGTTAGTCTGTTTTATTAACAGTTCACTGCCGTACAGGCAGCTTAGAAGTTCAACAAGAAGCGCGATGAAGAAATTGCTGCGTTCACTGCCGTACAGGCAGCTTAGAAGGTATTGACTGAATCGGCAAATTCCCATCAGGTGTTCACTGCCGTACAGGCAGCTTAGAAGTTTGAAACTGGCGAGAGAGTCGGCGTGAAACAGTTCACTGCCGTACAGGCAGCTTAGAAGAACTCGTCTAGCCAACGCCGCCCGCCGCGCTCGTTCACTGCCGTACAGGCAGCTTAGAAGAACTATGAGGCACTCATTAATGTCTTTGTGCGGGTTCACTGCCGTACAGGCAGCTTAGAAGTGGCATCGCTGAAGCTGGGCCTGAATCATGACGTTCACTGCCGTACAGGCAGCTTAGAAGGGAGAAATGGAAAGCATTCATGACCATGAAACGTTCACTGCCGTACAGGCAGCTTAGAAGCTTCTGGGCCTGTCCAGTCAGTTTACGACCTAGTTCACTGCCGTACAGGCAGCTTAGAAGTGTTCGGTGCTGCGAATTCCAGTGTGGCTTATGTTCACTGCCGTACAGGCAGCTTAGAAGTCAGAACCCCGAATTGCTTCGTCGATATAGTCGTTCACTGCCGTACAGGCAGCTTAGAAGTGTTAAATGAACACCCAAGATTTTGCCTACGTGTTCACTGCCGTACAGGCAGCTTAGAAGACACCAACTTGGCCCGTTTCCCACACCAACTTGTTCACTGCCGTACAGGCAGCTTAGAAGTGGCATGGTGTACCGCCTACCAGTACATCGGGGTTCACTGCCGTACAGGCAGCTTAGAAGATGAATATAAATTCCGTTTCCGGGTCTTTCTCGTTCACTGCCGTACAGGCAGCTTAGAAGACCCAGGTGCTTACCCCAGAGAACTAACAAGTGTTCACTGCCGTACAGGCAGCTTAGAAGCACAGGCAGTCTGATTTGCACTGACATTCTGAGTTCACTGCCGTACAGGCAGCTTAGAAGCGGCAAACTTTAATAGCTGCATGCGGATTCCTGTTCACTGCCGTACAGGCAGCTTAGAAGGCGTTCCGAACATTGAAAATCTCCGCATCATCGTTCACTGCCGTACAGGCAGCTTAGAAGTTCCAGCTCACGCTCCGTCCAGTCACGCATGGGTTCACTGCCGTACAGGCAGCTTAGAAGTTCGGGAACGGCTCGGAATAACTGTTGTGGCTGTTCACTGCCGTACAGGCAGCTTAGAAGAACGTCTGATTGGTATCGCATTCCACGCTGCGTTCACTGCCGTACAGGTAGCTTAGAAGTGTGATACCCGGAAGCGCTTTTAATTCTGCGGGTTCACTGCCGTACAGGCAGCTTAGAAGGGTAACGATGGGTATGAGATTAACTGCGGAGAGTTCACTGCCGTACAGGCAGCTTAGAAGATGAAAATCGGCGAAAAAATTAAACAGATCCGGTTCACTGGCGTACAGACCGCCTTAAATGTACCCGTCAAAGCAAGCTATAGCAGCGCAGTGACTGCTGCACTGCTATAGAAATTAACGACAGTGGGGCGATAGATAACAAATAAACAATTGTTTCTGCTCACGGCTGAAATAACGTCTGACTGAGAAAAATTACGGCCAAAGATGAAGTTAATTTTTTTTATAGAATTAAGTTCCTGGTGTGACTATTGAACATCTGTCTTCTCTAAGGTGATGGAGAGCTTATTACGAAAAAAAGCGTATCGTTACCTTTAAAAAGCACCCTTGATAAAATTTCAGCTTAATGATAAGTGCAATTGTATTTTTTGCCCATTTATCGACCCGTTTGTCGGCATTTCAATAAGTTAAATTGATGATAGTGATGGGGGCAAGGTGTTAAAAAGAACTGCTTGAGATCCGTTAAATCAAAGCGTAACCTCCTTTGTAGGTGAAAAAATCACCGCATGCGAGAGTGAAAAGGAGGACGTTATGGATAAGGAGAGTAACTATATGGAATTTTCGCTTAATAAAGATATGGATATCCGCTCAAGAAGTTTTGATGCTCTGATTTCATATATGGAGCACAGTAATGAGTTCTGGTATATAAAAGATCATAATTCCAGGTTTATTTATATGAATGATTACGGACTTCACTACAGCGGGTTACCCAAAGGATTTAATCCCGAAGGGAAACTTGACAGCGAGTGCCCGGTTTATTGGTCAGAGATTGCTGATATCATTCAGGCTAATGACAGAAATGTTATGGAAAGTCAGAAGGTTATTCCAACGCTAATGACATTTATGTATGGCGGCAAGGAGAAGCTGATCCAGCCATTTCTGGCAGACGTAACCCCACTGGTCAAAGAGGGTAAATCCATTGGCGTAGTGGGACGGGCCAAAAAGCTAGAAATTTACTCGATGTATCATCTCGAGAATAACAAATGTCCAGAGTCCATATCCTTTGGTAAACCCACCGACCTGTTTACCGACCGGGAGTTTGACGTGGTGTTTTTCGCCCTGCAGTCATTAAGTGCGAAAGAAATCGCTAAGAAATTGAGCATTTCGCACAATACGGTGGAAAATTATCTGCATTCCATTTACGACAAGATTGGCGTTAGTGCCTTAAATCAGCTAATAGAATATTGCAGGAAAAATGGCTACGATAAGTATGCTCCTAATCGGTTTATTAATCCCAACCCCTATATGCCGTTAATTTGACCTCCCCCTGTCTCTGATGATTTGAGAAACTGCGACACATTGTCAGAGACATCTCCCTTGTTATGTCACTCGTTAACTTCGGAAACGCCCGCATCATAGCTTGATGTACCAGCAGAACGTTAATTTTTAGCAACCTGATAATGAAAAGGGGCCAGCGAGGCTTCCTTTAAAGCCTGTCAGTGCCTTTTATTTATAACGGAGGCACAGATCTTGTGAACGCAGTTTTACATCATTAGGGGCCGTGATGGATGATGCCACCATGAATGTGGCAAGTGAAGATCTGACGGAGACAGGCAGGGGGGAGAATCTCACTTTTTACGAGCGCAATACTGATAAGCAAAATCATTATCACCCATGTTGCTATTTCAGAATAAGCCGCTGGCCTGGCTCTTGCGAACATAACACAATTCAATGCGGGTACTATATAGCTGATTGCTGTATCACGATAAAATAGAGTGAATGTAAATAAGAAAAAACCCCGGTTAAAGTTCTTAATTTTAAAGTTTTTAATCCGGGGGGATTGGCTTCTATTTAAGTTTGGTGGGAATAGTCTTATTATAGTTTTATATTAATTACTACGGCTATTCCGATTTTATTGGTCTTTATTGGCTGGTCTCCTTTGTTTTTTCCAAAAAATTCGGTGTTTGTCAGACACTTTCCTTTTTGTGTTTTTTCTCCGATGCTGCTCTCTTGGGCAGTATAGTTGACGTTTTTTAGTTTGAATAAAATGTATGATTAGACTTGCAGCAATGGTTAACAGCAGGATAATTACGATTATAATTCCTAACATTTACAGATATCCTTTCCAGTAAATTAAGGGGTAGTGTTAACATAAGCTAAAATAAGAATAGATCAATCAACTTTTAAAAACACACTGCGTTTGATTTAAAGCATTGAAAATGATCTGTTTTTGGGTTTTGATAGTGGCTGAAATGGAATGGCGGAAGTTGTTATCGAAGAGGGAATTATGGATATCTACGCTCAAAGATCAGGTTCGCTTAAAAAAATAGTGTTAGTGACTGATGATGGCTATTTTTATCTAGGGTTGAAGTATTCCTGTTTAAGTAATTTGACCATGACAACCTTAGGATTTGACAGGTTTATGAAAGAAAGCGTGTGCGCTGACGCTATGCTCATAATAGATATGCTCTCCTGGTCTTTTTTTAAATCAAGCAATGAGACCTCTTTTTATGAAAAAATGATAAAAAACAGAAGGCCTGAAGACATTGTAATGCTGACATCAAATATTTTTCAGGAGATCATTACCGATATGCTTTATCCCGGCCTGTGCAAAGTTGATCGTAAATTAAGTTTTTCATTCTTTTCAGAGTTAGCTTCAAATCAGGAGAAAATTAATTTAGCCAAATGGTGTCCTAAGTTTGAAAGGAAAAGAGGCCTGACAAACAGAGAGATGAATATTATTCTTGAGATTTTTAGGGGGGGGAAGGAAACTGAAATCAGTTTGCAGCTAAACATTTGCCCTAAAACCGTCAGTGCGCATAAGCTATCCGCCCTTTCCAAGGTAGGGTGCAAAAATATTTCTCATTTCTTTCTTCTTGGCAGACCTTTTTACCGGGATCTGAAGCTTTTATTAAACACGAAAAGCAGGTCTCTTTAGAAAAGGGCATGCCGCTCTCTCCACAAGGTAAAAGTATATTAATAATCTTAAGTGAGAAATTGCAACGATTTAATCGGTCTGAAAGTTTCTCCTTTTTCCAATCCAGGTTGGTGTAAAAACGCACCTGTTCCTATTAGTCTGAATATAAAAACTTTTGCTACAACCAGGCGCGATAGATTATGCAATAAATACCGCCTCTCCGGGCGACCCGCCTCGCTTGGCCTGGCCTACGCGCGGCCCTGTGGGTATACCACCCACAGAGCCGCAGGAAATGTTGCCTCTGGTCGAGAATAAGCTGGCGTCCGTTAAAATCGGCTGCATCCTGTCTTGTTGTAACAGCGCTAGCGTTGAACTTTATCCCTCCAGCGCCAGCCGCAGATCCTCAAGCAAATCATCCTTATTCTCGATACCAATGGATAAACGGACGGTGGTCGATTTAATGCCAATACGTTCCCGCACATCCAGCGCTACCCCGGAATGGGTGGTGCTGGCCGGATGGCTGGCAAGAGACTCCGTACCTCCCAGGCTGACCGCCAGTTTGAACAGCTGCAGGTTATTGAGAAAGCGGAATGCCGCATCCTGACCGCCACGGATATCGAAAGAGAAGGTCGATCCGGCTCCGCTACACTGGGCGCTGAAAATTTTCCCCGCCGCGGAATCCGGGCTGAGGAACGGCAGATAGTGGATCTGTTCAACCTTGGGGTGGCTGCGCAGGAAGCCCGCCACCGCGGCAGCATTGTCGTTGGCGCGCTCCATACGCAGCGCAAGCGTCTCCAGCGAGCGTCCAATCATCCAGCTGGAGTGCGGATCGAGCTGCGTGCCGATGGCGCTGCGCAATGCTTTGACCTGACGGATCAGCGCCCGGTTGCCTATTGCTGCACCGGCGATAAGATCGGAATGCCCACCCACATACTTGGTGAGCGAGTAGAGCGAGATATCCGCGCCGTGTTCGGTCGGGCGGGAGAATACCGGGCCGAGCAGGGTATTGTCGCA
This DNA window, taken from Erwinia tasmaniensis Et1/99, encodes the following:
- a CDS encoding helix-turn-helix domain-containing protein translates to MDIYAQRSGSLKKIVLVTDDGYFYLGLKYSCLSNLTMTTLGFDRFMKESVCADAMLIIDMLSWSFFKSSNETSFYEKMIKNRRPEDIVMLTSNIFQEIITDMLYPGLCKVDRKLSFSFFSELASNQEKINLAKWCPKFERKRGLTNREMNIILEIFRGGKETEISLQLNICPKTVSAHKLSALSKVGCKNISHFFLLGRPFYRDLKLLLNTKSRSL
- the cas6f gene encoding type I-F CRISPR-associated endoribonuclease Cas6/Csy4, whose translation is MDRYQDIRVRVDAEMTAPVLLAQVFMRLHQVLMRAANGRIGISFPDVKLTLGDRIRLHGTLDDLSSLQQSGWDKGLTDYIACSAIDPVPPGAAWRTVRRVQVKSSAERLRRRSVNKGWLNEAEAAERINVLSEQRSDLPYLQIKSGSNGHAWRLFIEHGPLVSVPVNGGFSSYGLSATATVPWF
- a CDS encoding helix-turn-helix transcriptional regulator, whose protein sequence is MDKESNYMEFSLNKDMDIRSRSFDALISYMEHSNEFWYIKDHNSRFIYMNDYGLHYSGLPKGFNPEGKLDSECPVYWSEIADIIQANDRNVMESQKVIPTLMTFMYGGKEKLIQPFLADVTPLVKEGKSIGVVGRAKKLEIYSMYHLENNKCPESISFGKPTDLFTDREFDVVFFALQSLSAKEIAKKLSISHNTVENYLHSIYDKIGVSALNQLIEYCRKNGYDKYAPNRFINPNPYMPLI
- a CDS encoding cystathionine gamma-synthase family protein; translation: MASSHSKKTHIGQRELQPETQMLNYGYDPALSEGAVKPPVFLTSTFVFNSAEEGRDFFDYVSGRREPPTGEGNGLVYSRFNHPNSEIVEDRLAIYERTESAALFSSGMSAIATTLLTFVRPGDTILHSQPLYGGSETLLGKTFSNLGVAAVGFADGIDEASVQAAADKAMAQGRVSAILIESPANPTNSLVDIALMKRVADRIERQQQHRPVVACDNTLLGPVFSRPTEHGADISLYSLTKYVGGHSDLIAGAAIGNRALIRQVKALRSAIGTQLDPHSSWMIGRSLETLALRMERANDNAAAVAGFLRSHPKVEQIHYLPFLSPDSAAGKIFSAQCSGAGSTFSFDIRGGQDAAFRFLNNLQLFKLAVSLGGTESLASHPASTTHSGVALDVRERIGIKSTTVRLSIGIENKDDLLEDLRLALEG
- the csy3 gene encoding type I-F CRISPR-associated protein Csy3; its protein translation is MAKSAIKTASVLAFERKLSNSDAIMLAGKWQDKQNWTPIKIQEKAVRGTISNRLKNAIASDPQKLDAEIQKPNLQRVDVAALPYNCDSLKVCFTLRVLGGLATPAVCNDRAYQAALAAVIDGYIARHGFSTLAARYAENIANGRFLWRNRLGAGRVAVQVTSGEKRWQFDGHNYSLRAFSQPQGDLLELAQAIEQGLSGDSFALFNVEAQVYLGNGQEVFPSQELVLDSNSKKSKLLYQIDDTAAIHSQKIGNALRTIDSWYPDADELDVGPISVEPYGSVTSRGIAYRQPIKKMDFYTLLDNWVTKDKQPDLEQQHYVMAILIRGGVFGEKSE